From Spiroplasma eriocheiris, the proteins below share one genomic window:
- the aguA gene encoding agmatine deiminase: protein MSKQLTSTPKNDGFWMPAEWEPHDQCWMIWPERTDNWRQGGKPAQRAYATFANTIAKYEKVTMLVSYQQFEHARNLLGENVRVIECSNDDAWMRDVGPTIVKNKNGQIRGVDWIFNAWGGLLGGLYFPWDKDDAIAQKTCEILNIDYYRPDFVLEGGSIHTDGERTLFTTEECLLNKNRNPHLTKEQIEENLKSFCGVDKVIWLPFGVYNDETNGHVDNMLHVVAPGHVLLTWTEDKDDPQYERSQAAYQILTTTLDAKGREIKVTKLHQPGPLFIEPVEADDIDLSNTMARAEGLRMPASYANFYIANQAIILPIFGDKYDDLAITTLQTVFPNHKIEPIMAREILLGGGNIHCITQQQPTSSK, encoded by the coding sequence ATGAGCAAACAACTAACATCAACTCCTAAAAACGATGGTTTTTGAATGCCTGCAGAATGAGAACCACATGACCAATGCTGAATGATTTGACCAGAACGAACAGATAATTGACGACAAGGAGGAAAGCCAGCCCAACGAGCTTATGCGACTTTTGCTAATACAATTGCTAAATATGAAAAAGTAACAATGCTCGTTTCTTATCAACAATTTGAACATGCTCGTAACCTCCTGGGTGAAAATGTTCGGGTGATTGAATGTTCAAATGATGATGCTTGAATGCGAGATGTCGGTCCAACAATTGTCAAAAATAAGAATGGCCAAATTCGGGGAGTTGACTGAATTTTTAACGCCTGAGGAGGATTACTAGGCGGGCTTTACTTTCCGTGGGATAAAGATGATGCAATTGCCCAAAAAACTTGTGAGATTCTTAATATTGATTATTACCGCCCTGATTTTGTTCTTGAAGGTGGTAGTATCCATACTGATGGGGAGAGAACATTATTCACAACAGAAGAATGTCTCTTAAATAAAAACCGCAATCCTCATCTTACGAAAGAACAAATTGAAGAAAATTTAAAATCTTTTTGTGGGGTTGATAAAGTAATTTGGTTGCCCTTTGGAGTATATAATGATGAAACTAATGGCCATGTTGATAACATGTTACATGTCGTTGCTCCGGGCCATGTCTTATTAACATGAACCGAAGATAAAGATGATCCTCAGTATGAACGTTCGCAAGCAGCTTACCAAATTTTAACAACTACTTTGGATGCTAAAGGGCGGGAAATTAAAGTTACAAAATTGCACCAACCAGGGCCATTATTTATTGAACCAGTTGAAGCTGACGATATTGACCTTTCCAACACAATGGCAAGAGCAGAAGGATTACGAATGCCAGCTAGTTATGCTAACTTTTATATTGCTAATCAAGCAATTATTCTCCCAATTTTTGGTGATAAATATGATGATTTGGCGATTACAACATTACAAACAGTTTTCCCAAACCATAAAATTGAACCAATTATGGCCCGTGAGATTCTCCTTGGTGGGGGTAATATTCATTGTATTACTCAACAACAACCAACTAGTAGTAAATAA
- a CDS encoding aminotransferase class V-fold PLP-dependent enzyme, whose product MVDEKNIKKLFPFFTNNPNEIYFDSAATTLKPQVVIDGIIEYYSKYGTNPHNTDSDLAYETYQKFNQVRTKVQKFINAKDSNEIVFTSGTTFALNQIAFGLEDTIQPGDEILITYQEHGSNILPWYRLAKNKAATVNFIPLKNHTLDLVALSKMISEKTKVISFANISNILGYEIDVVAVSQKIRALNPNIIIVIDCAQGILHTKTDVQKWDVDFICFSAHKMFGPTGVGVLWGKINHLKALPPLIVGGDMNARISSDELSYLLKEVPFCFEGGTQNIAGILGFAKAIDFINEIGLDDIIAYEQQLKQYAVEQFNLKLKDKIVVYNPDAKTGLLVFNVKDKFAQDVATHLGTINHITVRSGEHCSKLINQVIGESNTVRVSFSIYNNKEEIDKLVLALVNEQDFLGRLV is encoded by the coding sequence CCGCAAGTTGTAATTGATGGTATTATTGAATATTATAGTAAATATGGGACTAATCCCCATAATACTGATAGTGACTTAGCATATGAAACATACCAAAAATTCAACCAGGTGCGGACAAAAGTGCAGAAATTTATTAATGCAAAGGATAGTAACGAAATTGTTTTTACATCCGGAACAACTTTTGCATTAAATCAAATTGCTTTTGGTCTGGAAGATACTATTCAACCGGGAGATGAGATCCTAATTACTTACCAAGAACACGGGTCTAACATTTTACCATGATATCGTTTGGCAAAAAATAAAGCAGCAACTGTTAATTTTATTCCGTTAAAAAATCATACCCTTGATTTAGTGGCTTTAAGCAAAATGATTAGCGAGAAAACAAAGGTAATTAGCTTTGCGAACATTTCTAATATTTTAGGTTATGAAATTGATGTTGTTGCGGTAAGTCAAAAAATTCGGGCTTTAAATCCTAATATTATAATAGTAATTGATTGTGCCCAAGGAATTTTACATACTAAAACGGATGTCCAAAAATGGGATGTGGATTTTATTTGTTTTTCAGCACATAAGATGTTTGGACCAACTGGGGTTGGGGTTTTATGAGGTAAAATTAACCATTTAAAAGCATTGCCCCCCTTGATTGTTGGTGGAGATATGAATGCTCGCATTAGTAGCGATGAGTTGTCATATCTTTTAAAAGAAGTTCCCTTTTGTTTTGAAGGAGGAACCCAGAATATTGCTGGTATTTTGGGGTTTGCGAAAGCAATTGATTTTATTAACGAAATAGGTTTAGATGATATTATTGCTTATGAACAACAATTAAAACAATATGCTGTTGAACAATTTAATTTAAAATTAAAAGATAAGATAGTTGTTTATAATCCTGATGCCAAAACAGGGTTATTAGTATTTAATGTTAAAGATAAATTTGCCCAAGATGTTGCAACCCACTTAGGAACAATTAATCACATTACCGTTCGGAGCGGAGAACATTGTTCAAAATTAATTAACCAAGTTATTGGAGAAAGCAATACGGTGCGAGTTAGTTTTTCAATATATAATAATAAAGAAGAAATCGATAAGTTAGTGCTAGCATTAGTTAATGAACAAGATTTTTTAGGAAGGTTGGTGTAA
- a CDS encoding alpha/beta fold hydrolase, producing MEKVKEFELKLRDGKDLHMYEWLNVENPKGVLQLVHGSCEHALRYQDFANFLNKNGYLVIANDHRGHGKTVKNKEDFGYFADENGWQILVDDLYEVNKYIQEKYPHLPIVMFGHSMGSFLARHYAIEHGDTLKAVVFCGTAHYGTSTLKFARRVAARHQKKYGPKVLDKFIHKHSYAPLNKKFRKEGNTGAEWISSDKDVQQGFLKDPLTFPVFTTSGYKDLFSGLMYIENKDNIQKTPKQLPILFLSGKNDPVGKFGKMVIKTHKNYLKYGYRADIKLYNEMRHEILNEKNKGEVYQDILAFYNSNI from the coding sequence ATGGAAAAAGTAAAAGAGTTTGAATTAAAACTACGCGATGGTAAAGATTTACATATGTATGAATGACTAAACGTCGAAAACCCAAAAGGAGTTTTACAATTAGTACATGGGTCATGTGAGCATGCCTTACGTTACCAAGACTTTGCTAATTTTTTAAATAAAAATGGTTATTTAGTAATTGCTAATGATCATCGTGGGCATGGGAAAACTGTTAAAAATAAAGAAGATTTTGGTTATTTTGCCGATGAAAATGGATGGCAAATTTTAGTGGATGATTTATATGAAGTAAATAAATATATTCAAGAAAAGTATCCGCACTTACCGATTGTGATGTTTGGACATAGCATGGGTTCTTTTTTAGCTCGCCATTATGCAATTGAACATGGTGATACGTTAAAAGCTGTTGTTTTTTGTGGGACTGCTCATTATGGAACTTCAACTTTAAAATTTGCCCGTCGAGTTGCTGCTCGTCATCAAAAAAAATATGGGCCAAAAGTATTAGACAAGTTTATTCATAAACATTCTTATGCTCCCTTAAATAAAAAATTTAGAAAAGAGGGCAACACCGGTGCCGAATGAATTTCAAGTGATAAAGATGTCCAACAAGGATTTTTAAAAGATCCATTAACTTTTCCAGTATTTACAACAAGTGGTTATAAAGATTTATTTAGTGGGTTAATGTATATTGAAAACAAGGATAATATTCAAAAAACTCCAAAGCAGTTACCAATTTTATTTTTATCGGGTAAAAATGACCCAGTTGGAAAATTTGGAAAAATGGTTATTAAAACACATAAAAATTATTTAAAATATGGTTATCGAGCAGATATTAAATTATATAATGAAATGCGCCATGAAATTTTAAATGAAAAAAACAAAGGTGAAGTTTATCAGGACATTTTAGCGTTTTATAATAGTAATATTTAG
- a CDS encoding ETX/MTX2 family pore-forming toxin has translation MKKLLSLFASGIIIGASCTSSLLETNKFFNLKNNETVPPTTLENLMQDINEKYLRYNPGVYPTESLSDATTDLANRFIANKTGIVSVYDFHPINSNVVETFSSSFSNTSDLSQTFKTQSYSKSVTNTISYYIEVGVKISGSFNLSVFWTTTSVDVEVDLSGKYSHTTTTTEKVTAPSQTVTVNPHSNLDVTYIIEQGSYGANGRIKFYLPLDTTFYGSWMSDGYAHGYNIKNLVHILAYEDGYGKYLQEDYNGDSALTVDDIANPKHVSLNLPISWTSQGGAFTISYNETRI, from the coding sequence ATGAAAAAATTATTATCGTTATTTGCAAGTGGTATTATAATAGGTGCATCTTGCACTTCTTCTTTGTTAGAAACTAATAAATTTTTTAATCTTAAAAATAATGAAACAGTACCACCGACTACTTTAGAAAACTTAATGCAAGATATTAATGAAAAGTATTTACGATATAATCCTGGTGTTTATCCAACCGAATCGTTATCTGATGCTACAACCGATTTAGCTAATCGTTTTATTGCTAACAAAACAGGGATTGTTTCCGTTTATGATTTTCATCCAATTAATTCAAATGTTGTTGAAACTTTTAGCAGTAGTTTTTCTAATACTTCTGATTTGTCACAAACATTTAAAACCCAGTCCTATTCAAAATCTGTTACAAATACCATTTCATATTATATTGAAGTTGGAGTAAAAATTAGTGGTTCTTTTAATCTTTCAGTATTTTGAACAACCACTTCGGTAGATGTGGAAGTTGATTTATCAGGTAAATATAGCCATACCACAACCACAACCGAAAAAGTAACAGCACCTAGTCAAACGGTTACTGTTAATCCCCATTCTAATTTGGACGTTACTTATATTATTGAGCAGGGATCGTACGGAGCTAATGGTAGAATTAAATTCTACTTACCATTAGATACAACTTTTTATGGTTCATGAATGAGTGATGGATATGCCCATGGTTATAATATAAAAAATCTAGTCCACATATTAGCTTATGAAGATGGCTATGGTAAATATTTACAAGAAGATTACAATGGGGATTCTGCACTAACAGTTGATGACATTGCTAACCCTAAACATGTATCTTTAAACTTACCAATTTCATGAACATCACAAGGTGGGGCATTTACTATTTCATATAATGAAACAAGGATCTAA
- a CDS encoding ETX/MTX2 family pore-forming toxin translates to MKKLISIFNVGILSTTPCFSILGSSANDVLPPSNIENLATDVDNLARQYYSVDHFINNNSTSTKYIASLLQSTTGYVEAYYTKALNSNVIETFDDTYTNNTNNNQKIKTQSYSKTITNTTSWSITGGTKTKITEKVDFILFEGKISAEVDMSGGYTNTTTETETVEAPEQEFILPANKTGVVTYIIEEGTYQSDGWIRFFVSPDTLIWTSTWENSDGVQYSAPFNLRWLVEYFKSLGYGKYFLNNYQGDSVITVDNLDNPQKISLNLPISWVSKGEKISVEYKVK, encoded by the coding sequence ATGAAAAAGTTAATTTCAATTTTTAATGTGGGGATTTTATCAACAACCCCTTGCTTCTCAATTTTGGGTTCCAGTGCTAATGATGTGCTACCTCCAAGTAATATTGAAAATCTCGCCACCGATGTTGACAATCTTGCGAGACAATATTACTCGGTTGATCATTTCATTAATAACAATTCAACTAGTACCAAATACATTGCTTCACTTTTGCAAAGCACAACAGGTTATGTGGAAGCTTACTACACAAAAGCATTAAATTCAAATGTTATTGAAACATTTGATGACACATATACTAACAATACAAATAATAATCAAAAAATAAAAACCCAATCATATTCAAAAACAATAACTAATACTACTTCATGAAGTATTACAGGGGGTACGAAAACTAAAATTACTGAAAAAGTTGATTTTATTTTATTTGAAGGAAAAATTAGTGCAGAAGTAGATATGTCAGGAGGCTATACTAATACAACAACAGAAACCGAAACAGTTGAGGCTCCCGAACAAGAATTTATTTTACCAGCTAATAAAACAGGGGTGGTTACTTATATTATTGAAGAGGGAACTTATCAAAGTGATGGGTGAATAAGATTTTTTGTTTCTCCTGATACTTTAATTTGAACATCAACATGAGAAAACTCAGATGGGGTGCAATATTCAGCGCCTTTTAATCTTCGATGATTAGTTGAATATTTTAAATCACTTGGTTATGGTAAATATTTTTTAAATAATTACCAAGGTGATTCTGTAATTACTGTCGATAATCTTGACAACCCTCAAAAAATTTCGTTAAATTTACCAATTTCATGAGTTTCAAAAGGTGAAAAAATTAGTGTAGAGTATAAGGTTAAATAA
- a CDS encoding iron-sulfur cluster assembly scaffold protein, with amino-acid sequence MRMENKDPIFLRQIIMEHYANPTQKGLLKKPNSLYVHQASDSCIDDMHLELEIADNKITSAKFDRIGCAISTAATDIMAGEIVEKPVAMAIKIIDNYLNMLFERTYDETMLNELIAFINVPKQPNRIKCASIGVNGFLKLLQEYEKTQK; translated from the coding sequence ATGAGAATGGAAAATAAAGATCCGATATTTTTACGGCAAATAATTATGGAACACTATGCAAACCCTACCCAAAAGGGTCTTTTAAAAAAACCAAATAGTCTCTATGTTCATCAAGCTTCGGATTCTTGTATTGATGATATGCACCTTGAACTGGAAATTGCTGATAATAAAATTACGAGTGCAAAATTTGATCGGATTGGGTGTGCAATTTCTACCGCTGCCACAGATATTATGGCTGGTGAAATTGTTGAGAAACCAGTTGCAATGGCAATTAAAATTATTGATAATTATTTAAATATGTTATTTGAAAGAACATACGATGAAACAATGTTAAATGAATTAATTGCTTTCATTAATGTTCCCAAACAACCCAACAGAATCAAATGCGCAAGTATTGGGGTTAATGGTTTCTTAAAGTTATTGCAAGAATATGAAAAAACACAAAAATAA
- the sufB gene encoding Fe-S cluster assembly protein SufB yields the protein MPKLKQEKEIKDLSTYKYGFSDGDISYFHTDQGINEEVIRKISNYKNEPAWMLEYRLKSYHNFMKINNPKWGPDLSFINFDEYIYYSKSTDKIAKTWDDVPEKIKNTFDRLGIPEAEKEFLAGVKAQYDSEPVYGSMLKEVAEKDVIFLDCDTALKEQPELFKKYFGTLVPNSDNKYAALNGAVWSGGSFIYVPKGVKLDKPLQAYFRINYQNSGQFERTLIIVDDDAELHYIEGCTAPIYSEDSLHAAVVEIFVGKNAKMRYTTIQNWSDNVLNLVTKRAIVEENGQMEWIDGNIGSKINMKYPSCILKGRNAKGQCISIAVAKEGVIQDAGAKMIHLGKNTSSKIISKSMTFNGGSANYRGLVQIGPNAQYSKARVECDTLILDGKSHSDTIPQNKVFNNESQIEHEATVSKVSEEQLFYLMSRGLTEQQALEMIVMGFLEPFTKEIPMEYAIELNQLIKMNMEGSVG from the coding sequence ATGCCAAAGTTAAAACAAGAAAAAGAAATTAAAGATCTTTCAACATATAAATATGGTTTTAGTGATGGTGATATTTCTTATTTTCATACTGACCAGGGAATTAATGAAGAAGTAATTCGAAAAATTTCAAATTATAAAAATGAACCAGCATGAATGTTAGAGTATCGCTTAAAGTCATACCATAATTTTATGAAAATTAATAATCCTAAATGGGGCCCTGATTTATCTTTTATTAATTTTGATGAATATATTTATTATTCAAAATCAACTGATAAAATTGCCAAAACTTGGGATGATGTTCCTGAAAAAATCAAAAATACTTTTGACCGCTTAGGAATCCCCGAAGCTGAAAAAGAATTTTTAGCCGGAGTCAAAGCACAATATGATAGTGAACCAGTTTATGGTAGCATGTTAAAAGAAGTTGCCGAAAAGGATGTTATTTTTTTAGACTGTGATACCGCGTTAAAAGAACAACCAGAATTATTTAAAAAATATTTTGGTACTTTAGTTCCTAATAGTGATAATAAATATGCAGCACTAAACGGTGCAGTATGGTCTGGAGGTTCCTTCATTTATGTGCCAAAGGGTGTTAAATTAGATAAACCATTGCAAGCATATTTCCGGATTAATTATCAAAATAGTGGCCAATTTGAGCGAACTTTGATAATTGTTGATGATGATGCCGAACTCCATTATATTGAAGGATGTACGGCACCAATTTATTCCGAGGATTCATTACATGCGGCAGTGGTTGAAATTTTTGTTGGGAAAAATGCCAAAATGCGTTATACTACAATTCAAAATTGAAGTGATAATGTCTTAAATCTAGTAACTAAAAGAGCAATTGTTGAAGAAAATGGTCAAATGGAATGAATTGATGGAAATATTGGTTCAAAAATTAATATGAAATATCCTAGTTGTATTTTAAAAGGCCGAAATGCCAAGGGCCAATGTATCTCAATTGCGGTTGCCAAAGAAGGTGTTATTCAAGATGCTGGAGCAAAAATGATTCACTTAGGAAAAAATACTTCTTCTAAAATTATTTCAAAATCAATGACCTTTAATGGTGGTTCAGCAAATTACCGGGGTTTAGTGCAAATTGGCCCAAATGCTCAATATTCAAAAGCTCGGGTAGAATGTGATACTTTAATTTTAGATGGGAAGTCACATTCCGATACCATTCCTCAAAATAAAGTTTTTAATAATGAATCGCAAATTGAACACGAAGCAACCGTTAGCAAAGTTTCAGAAGAACAATTATTTTATTTAATGAGTCGGGGTTTAACTGAGCAGCAAGCATTAGAAATGATTGTAATGGGTTTTTTAGAACCATTTACCAAAGAAATTCCAATGGAGTATGCAATTGAATTAAACCAATTAATTAAAATGAATATGGAAGGTAGCGTTGGTTAA
- the rplK gene encoding 50S ribosomal protein L11 has protein sequence MAKITRIAKLEFPAGQAKPGPELASLGINMPQFTTQFNEATKDRMGDIVPVVITAFDDKSFKFELKTTPAAILLKKAANIQKGSPKAKEQKVATISVDQVRKIAEYKLPDLNANDVEAAMRIIAGTAKNMGIVIEGMESSKEGKN, from the coding sequence GTGGCAAAAATTACAAGAATTGCTAAATTAGAATTTCCAGCTGGACAAGCAAAACCAGGGCCAGAGTTAGCATCATTAGGGATTAATATGCCCCAATTTACTACACAATTTAATGAAGCAACCAAAGACCGAATGGGAGATATTGTCCCAGTTGTTATTACTGCTTTTGATGACAAGTCATTTAAATTTGAATTAAAAACAACACCGGCTGCTATTTTATTAAAAAAAGCGGCTAATATTCAAAAAGGTTCACCAAAAGCAAAAGAACAAAAAGTAGCGACAATTAGTGTCGATCAAGTTCGTAAAATTGCTGAATATAAATTACCAGATTTAAATGCTAATGATGTTGAAGCAGCAATGCGAATTATTGCCGGAACTGCTAAGAATATGGGAATCGTTATTGAAGGAATGGAATCTTCGAAGGAAGGTAAAAACTAA
- a CDS encoding 5-formyltetrahydrofolate cyclo-ligase codes for MAKSKDEIRAEKLFYRQNLDKKYYQKSNRIIRKKLLKLPAFQLAKTIGIYYSVNKEVDTLKIIKYLLKHKYNVVLPRTVGAALQFHQINNLQTDLRYNAKYKLYEPDNKLPIYAPQLIDVMIIPLLSYDLDHHRLGYGKGFYDRYLKDFRGTKIGLGYHFQFVEKLPCELHDIPLDIVVTN; via the coding sequence ATGGCGAAATCAAAAGATGAAATTCGTGCCGAAAAATTATTTTACCGGCAAAACCTTGATAAGAAATACTATCAAAAAAGTAACCGGATTATTCGGAAAAAACTATTAAAGTTGCCCGCTTTCCAATTGGCAAAAACAATCGGGATTTATTATTCAGTTAATAAAGAAGTTGACACGCTAAAAATTATTAAATATTTATTAAAACATAAATATAATGTTGTGTTACCACGAACAGTTGGTGCTGCTTTGCAATTTCACCAAATTAATAATTTACAAACTGATTTAAGATATAATGCAAAGTATAAACTATATGAACCAGATAATAAATTGCCAATTTATGCTCCCCAGCTGATTGATGTAATGATTATTCCCTTATTATCCTATGATCTTGACCATCATCGTTTAGGATATGGGAAAGGTTTTTATGACCGTTATTTAAAAGACTTCAGGGGAACTAAGATTGGTTTAGGTTATCACTTTCAATTTGTTGAAAAATTGCCTTGTGAACTCCACGATATTCCCCTTGATATAGTTGTTACTAATTAG
- the rplA gene encoding 50S ribosomal protein L1, with protein sequence MAKFGKKYNKVVELVDKNKFYPISEAIELAKKTTTTKFDSTVEVAFNLNVDPRHADQQIRGAVVLPKGTGKTQKILVLTNTKETEAKEAGADFVGGKDMIEKIQKENWFGFDVIIATPDIMAELGKIGKLLGPKGLMPNPKTGTVTPDVKKAVEEVKKGKVEYRVDKNGNIHAILGKVSFKAEDLKANYDVIFDTIRKAKPSAVKGAYIKNIAVTTTMGPGIKVLIEL encoded by the coding sequence ATGGCTAAATTTGGAAAAAAATATAATAAAGTTGTCGAATTAGTTGATAAAAATAAATTTTACCCCATTTCAGAAGCAATTGAATTAGCCAAAAAAACTACAACCACAAAATTTGATTCAACAGTTGAAGTTGCTTTTAACTTAAATGTTGATCCTCGTCATGCTGACCAACAAATTAGAGGGGCAGTTGTTTTACCAAAAGGAACTGGAAAAACGCAAAAAATCTTAGTGTTAACTAATACCAAAGAAACTGAGGCCAAAGAAGCGGGTGCTGATTTTGTGGGCGGAAAAGATATGATTGAAAAAATCCAAAAAGAAAATTGATTTGGATTTGATGTTATTATTGCAACTCCTGATATTATGGCAGAATTAGGAAAAATTGGGAAGTTACTAGGACCAAAAGGTTTAATGCCAAACCCAAAAACAGGAACAGTAACTCCGGATGTAAAAAAAGCCGTTGAAGAAGTTAAAAAAGGAAAAGTTGAGTACCGTGTTGATAAAAATGGTAATATTCATGCAATCTTAGGAAAAGTATCATTTAAAGCCGAAGACTTAAAAGCTAATTATGATGTTATCTTTGACACAATTCGTAAAGCAAAACCATCCGCTGTTAAGGGAGCATATATTAAAAATATTGCTGTCACAACAACAATGGGTCCGGGAATTAAAGTTTTAATTGAATTATAA